The DNA sequence ATCTGAGCAGTAGCGTCCTGCATTGCAACACGGTCTGGAGCAAAGTTTACATATGAAGCGCCTCTATTATATGCCTCTGTTGCCTTGCCGTCATAAAGATGAGAGTATAGAATCTTTTCTGTCAGGGTAAGAGGCTTACCTACTACTTTTCTAGCTGCCTCTACCTTTTCTGCCATGTTGGCATAGACAGCTTTGATCATATCGATATCAAAAGCCATAGTTGAGTGTTGTTTAAAATTTATAGATAGTTTAAGGAGTTTGCAGGCTCATGTCCTCACTTGTCTTTTGCACAGATAGTTAGGAGGAGTTGTGCACATCCTTACATTCGTTCTTATGTCTGATAAAAACTGTTGTGTTTTGGATATTTGCTTGCCCAAATATGGGTGCTTTGCCCAATTCTCACGCTAGTTATATAAAAATCTGCAAGATTTCTAGCATATGAGTGATAATTAAAACTATTCTAAATAATAAAGATAATTCTCAGAATGATTATATGCTAGCTATGATGATTAACAAATGACAGAATAATATGTTGGAGAGAAAATAGACTTTTGTAAATATTTGTTAATCGAAGAAATGGAAGGGTTAACCGAAAAATTCAGGAAGTTGCCCGAAGTTCTGAGTTTTGCGTATTCTACCTTCTTATATTTCGATTATTAGCTTAGATCATCAAATCATTGAAGATATATAAGCAGGATATTTAAGGATTATTTGGTTTAATTGTTAAGGTGGAGAACTGATTTGCGCTTCGTGAATCAGTTCTTTTTTTGTGCTAACCACTCTGGTTGAATGTAAGTTACATGAAAAAGCCAACCTTTTCTTGAGGTTGGCTGAGTTATTATCAATACCGATAAAGTCTTATTTTGATTGCGTGAGTTTTTGGAAAGCACTTTCAAGAGAAATACTCTCCTGAGAGAGTCCAATGATGATGGTATTGGCATTGACAGCTGCATGGAAGATTTCAGCTCGTAGGTCTTTTGATGCAAAAACAAGGTATTTGTTTGTACCGATTTCATCAACGCTGTTAACCCCTTCTATTTGTTTCAGGAAAGCATGATCTGTTTTTCCTGCAAACTCTACACTGATGCTGAATTGATCTGATTGCTGCTGTAAGTTGGCCGTTTTGTCATCAGTCACAATCTTACCTTTGTTGATTATTATGACCCTATCGCAAAGCGCCTGTACTTCCTGCATGATGTGGGTAGATAGCATGACCGTTTTTTGTTGGCTGATACCTTTGATCACATCTCTGATTTCACTGATCTGGTTTGGGTCCAGTCCAGTAGTAGGCTCATCCAAAATCAATACCTTTGGGTCATGTATCAGCGCCTGAGCCAAACCTATACGTTGGCGGTATCCTTTTGAAAGTGTCCCAATTTTCTTCCGCTGTTCTCTTGTCAACCCAACAAGCGAGACCATTTCAGCAACCCTTGATTGTTTTTGTTTGCCACTCAGTCCATGCATTCCTGCAATAAACTCCAAGTATTCATGCACATACATGTCCAGATACAGAGGATTGTGTTCTGGTAAGTAGCCAACAATCTTTTTTACCTCAAGCGGATCCGTTTCGACATTGTATCCACCTACTTCCACTGTGCCACTGGTAGGAGGGATATAACACGTGGCGATCTTCATGGTCGTAGACTTTCCGGCACCATTTGGTCCCAGAAAACCAAGAATCTCACCTTCTTTGGCTTCAAAAGAGATGTTATCAACAGCCCGTTGGGCTCCGTATATTTTGGTGAGGTTTTTTACTGAAATTCCCATATAAAGACTTGAAACATAAGACTTGAGTAGAAAGACA is a window from the Limibacter armeniacum genome containing:
- the gldA gene encoding gliding motility-associated ABC transporter ATP-binding subunit GldA; the protein is MGISVKNLTKIYGAQRAVDNISFEAKEGEILGFLGPNGAGKSTTMKIATCYIPPTSGTVEVGGYNVETDPLEVKKIVGYLPEHNPLYLDMYVHEYLEFIAGMHGLSGKQKQSRVAEMVSLVGLTREQRKKIGTLSKGYRQRIGLAQALIHDPKVLILDEPTTGLDPNQISEIRDVIKGISQQKTVMLSTHIMQEVQALCDRVIIINKGKIVTDDKTANLQQQSDQFSISVEFAGKTDHAFLKQIEGVNSVDEIGTNKYLVFASKDLRAEIFHAAVNANTIIIGLSQESISLESAFQKLTQSK